One stretch of Comamonas testosteroni DNA includes these proteins:
- a CDS encoding flagellin, translating into MAATINTNIISINAQRNLALSGGSLATSMQRLSSGLRVNSAKDDAAGLAIAERMNTQVRGLQVASRNANDGISLAQTAEGALGKVGDMLQRMRELAVQAGNATNSKSDREALQAEVKQLSSEIDRVAKQTNFNGQKLLEGSFAGAVFQVGANSGDNITLGALADTRSSQLSSVSYGQSTVSSVATAQPIAAGQPLADFSAAAADLTITIGGGAAINLGPLAEAGSPQERLGQIVEAINNKTGDTGVTAYLTKIDGSENYQVDILSNKLDGSGNPVSVTFGGADFSAASVGLNPAANPAGISLTGGAAPAAGSISKAQGIENIDVSTQAGAWVALQKIDSAVDQINSARATLGAMQSRFENAVNNIDIQSENLSAARGRIVDADFAKETANLSRTQILQQAGTAMVAQANQIPQQVLQLLQK; encoded by the coding sequence ACATCATCTCGATCAACGCCCAGCGCAATCTAGCCCTCTCGGGTGGTTCGCTGGCGACCTCCATGCAGCGCCTGTCTTCGGGCCTGCGTGTCAACAGCGCCAAGGACGATGCGGCCGGCCTGGCCATTGCCGAGCGCATGAATACTCAGGTGCGTGGCCTGCAGGTCGCATCGCGCAATGCCAACGATGGCATCTCGCTGGCCCAGACGGCCGAGGGTGCATTGGGCAAGGTGGGCGACATGCTGCAGCGCATGCGCGAGCTGGCCGTGCAAGCCGGCAATGCGACCAATAGCAAGAGCGACCGCGAAGCGCTGCAGGCCGAAGTCAAGCAGTTGTCCTCCGAAATCGATCGTGTTGCCAAGCAGACCAATTTCAACGGCCAGAAGCTGCTGGAGGGCAGCTTTGCGGGTGCAGTGTTCCAGGTGGGGGCCAACTCGGGTGACAACATCACGCTGGGCGCCTTGGCCGATACGCGGTCCTCGCAGCTGTCTTCTGTTTCCTATGGACAGTCAACAGTCTCCTCGGTCGCGACTGCACAGCCCATTGCTGCAGGCCAGCCCCTTGCCGATTTCAGCGCGGCGGCAGCCGATTTGACCATCACCATTGGCGGTGGTGCTGCGATCAACCTGGGGCCACTGGCCGAAGCAGGCAGCCCCCAGGAGCGCCTGGGCCAGATCGTGGAAGCCATCAACAACAAGACCGGCGATACCGGCGTGACCGCCTATCTGACCAAGATTGATGGTTCCGAGAACTACCAGGTGGACATTCTGTCCAACAAGCTTGACGGCAGCGGCAACCCCGTATCCGTGACCTTTGGCGGAGCGGACTTCAGTGCGGCAAGTGTGGGCCTCAACCCAGCGGCCAATCCTGCAGGCATCAGCTTGACCGGCGGTGCCGCTCCTGCAGCAGGTTCGATCAGCAAGGCGCAGGGCATCGAAAACATTGATGTATCCACCCAAGCCGGAGCCTGGGTTGCCTTGCAGAAGATCGACAGCGCCGTGGACCAGATCAACAGCGCACGAGCCACGCTGGGCGCCATGCAGAGCCGTTTCGAGAACGCGGTCAACAATATCGACATCCAGTCCGAAAACCTCTCGGCCGCACGAGGACGCATCGTCGATGCAGACTTTGCCAAGGAAACCGCCAACCTGAGCCGCACGCAGATCCTGCAGCAGGCCGGCACGGCCATGGTGGCCCAGGCCAACCAGATTCCCCAGCAAGTGCTGCAATTGCTGCAAAAATAA
- a CDS encoding acyl carrier protein yields the protein MSSINIDQFIENFLSAVDFQESVEVTPETELKSLPEWDSLAALGVIVMFDVEFGKTITGNDLKTCVTLTDLYKLLG from the coding sequence ATGTCTTCTATCAATATCGATCAATTCATCGAAAATTTTCTGAGCGCCGTTGACTTCCAGGAGTCCGTGGAGGTCACACCCGAGACCGAACTCAAAAGCCTGCCCGAATGGGATTCGCTGGCCGCACTGGGCGTAATCGTGATGTTCGACGTGGAATTCGGCAAGACCATCACCGGTAACGATCTCAAGACCTGCGTCACCCTCACCGACCTTTACAAGTTGCTCGGCTAA
- a CDS encoding ketoacyl-ACP synthase III, translated as MALSTLHNVRVAGMASCVPKRVVSNLEDCPPSQRSERERLVRNIGIQTRRLCPDWQCFSDLAFAATEKLLEDLQWQREEIGALIVITQSPDYLIPSTAIILQDRLGLPQTTIAFDVNLGCSGYPFGLHLVGSMISAGGVKKALLLVGDKSGSYRDPLFSDAGTVTALEFDSSASPMFFNLNSDGSGYKAIFKPVGGHREPFAPHHSSPIRAEDGSIASWPSDLVLDGPAVLSFSTQRVPPAVLQTLEYAGVEKEAVDYFVFHQANRMINETIRKKLALPVEKVPSTLADYGNTSGATLPVTMTARLHEALSAGRHKLLLSGFGIGLSWGSCILDVENAVFPAMLEA; from the coding sequence ATGGCGCTGTCTACACTGCATAACGTCCGCGTTGCGGGCATGGCAAGCTGTGTGCCCAAACGCGTGGTTTCCAATCTGGAGGATTGCCCTCCCTCGCAGCGCTCCGAGCGCGAGCGGCTAGTGCGCAATATCGGCATCCAGACCCGGCGGCTATGTCCTGATTGGCAATGCTTTTCAGACTTGGCGTTCGCCGCTACCGAAAAGCTCTTGGAAGATTTGCAGTGGCAGCGCGAAGAAATCGGTGCGCTGATCGTCATCACCCAGTCGCCTGACTACCTGATCCCATCCACCGCCATCATTTTGCAAGACCGTCTGGGCCTGCCCCAGACCACCATTGCGTTTGACGTGAACCTGGGCTGCTCGGGCTACCCTTTTGGTCTGCATCTGGTCGGCAGCATGATCTCTGCAGGCGGTGTGAAAAAGGCACTGCTGCTGGTGGGAGATAAATCCGGCAGCTATCGCGACCCGCTTTTCTCCGATGCAGGTACGGTGACGGCACTGGAATTCGACAGCAGCGCGAGCCCTATGTTCTTTAACCTGAACAGCGATGGCAGTGGCTACAAAGCCATTTTCAAACCTGTGGGCGGGCATAGGGAACCATTTGCGCCGCACCACAGCAGCCCCATCCGCGCCGAGGATGGCAGCATTGCCTCCTGGCCCAGTGACCTGGTGCTGGACGGCCCAGCCGTCTTGAGCTTCTCTACCCAGCGTGTACCGCCTGCCGTGCTGCAGACACTGGAGTATGCAGGTGTGGAAAAAGAGGCTGTCGATTACTTTGTGTTCCACCAGGCCAACCGGATGATCAACGAAACCATCCGCAAAAAGCTGGCCTTGCCCGTGGAAAAAGTCCCCAGCACACTGGCCGACTATGGCAATACCAGCGGCGCCACTCTGCCTGTCACCATGACGGCCCGCCTGCACGAAGCGCTGTCCGCCGGCAGACACAAGCTGCTGCTGTCAGGCTTTGGCATCGGACTGTCGTGGGGCAGCTGTATTCTGGATGTGGAAAACGCAGTCTTCCCCGCCATGCTGGAGGCTTGA
- a CDS encoding SDR family NAD(P)-dependent oxidoreductase — translation MDTTFNPFSLADRRILVTGSTSGLGKTIALTCARMGAEIICTGRDAERLAQTLAELQALSARPHQGVQADLTQPEGRDALMAAVGQTALHGVVHSAGISRLSPVRMLTEQHLREVQSINVDAPMLLTQALLKRNLVAADGSMVFIASIAAHIGVPGVAAYSGTKAALLAMVRCLAMEVIKRRIRANCLSPALVETPLLEATATMIGSMEQERGNYPLGFGKPEDIANAAVFLLSGASRWITGTTLVMDGGLTIS, via the coding sequence ATGGACACCACTTTCAATCCGTTCTCTCTCGCGGACAGGCGCATTCTGGTCACGGGCTCCACCTCGGGCTTGGGCAAAACCATTGCCCTGACCTGCGCACGCATGGGCGCAGAAATCATCTGTACCGGTCGCGATGCCGAGCGCCTAGCGCAGACGCTGGCCGAGTTGCAGGCTCTTTCGGCCCGGCCACACCAAGGCGTGCAGGCCGATCTGACGCAGCCCGAAGGCCGCGATGCGCTAATGGCCGCTGTCGGCCAAACCGCGCTCCACGGCGTGGTACACAGCGCAGGCATTTCACGCCTGAGCCCCGTGCGCATGCTGACCGAGCAGCATTTGCGTGAAGTGCAGTCCATCAACGTGGATGCCCCCATGCTGCTGACGCAAGCCCTGCTCAAGCGCAATCTGGTGGCAGCCGACGGCTCCATGGTGTTCATTGCCAGCATTGCCGCGCATATCGGCGTGCCCGGCGTGGCCGCCTATTCCGGCACCAAGGCCGCGCTGCTGGCCATGGTGCGCTGCCTGGCAATGGAAGTCATCAAACGTCGCATCCGCGCCAATTGCCTCTCACCCGCGCTGGTCGAAACCCCGCTGCTGGAGGCCACCGCCACCATGATCGGCTCCATGGAACAAGAACGCGGCAATTACCCGCTGGGTTTTGGCAAGCCTGAGGACATCGCCAATGCTGCCGTATTCCTGCTCTCCGGAGCCAGCCGCTGGATAACCGGTACAACACTGGTCATGGACGGTGGTTTGACCATCAGCTGA
- a CDS encoding acetyltransferase — MQSTDTRRSLLIVGAGGFGREVLCYIEDDNPLFRIKGFLDSRSNALDTTPRDVPIVGDPLTYAPEPGEAFMAALGDPQQRFKYTAALRDIHHVDFATVVHPRARINRHARMRHGCIVAPHVGVSVDVQIGEFTHIQEYTVIGHDAQIGNWCQINSHCTIAGGARIGNFVTIHPNCVITSRAVIGDGVTVGPGSVVMGKIPSGITVLGNPARRFSFK; from the coding sequence ATGCAATCGACAGACACCCGGCGCTCCTTGCTGATCGTGGGAGCTGGCGGCTTCGGACGCGAGGTTCTGTGCTACATCGAGGATGACAACCCCCTGTTTCGGATCAAAGGTTTTCTGGACAGCCGTTCCAACGCACTCGATACCACGCCCAGAGATGTACCCATCGTTGGCGATCCGCTGACTTATGCACCAGAGCCAGGCGAAGCGTTCATGGCAGCGCTGGGAGATCCTCAGCAGCGTTTCAAATACACCGCCGCGCTGCGCGATATCCACCATGTCGATTTCGCCACCGTGGTGCATCCGCGCGCGCGCATCAACCGCCATGCACGCATGCGCCACGGCTGCATCGTCGCGCCGCATGTCGGCGTTTCGGTGGATGTACAGATCGGTGAATTCACCCATATTCAAGAATACACGGTGATCGGCCACGACGCACAGATCGGAAATTGGTGCCAAATCAACAGCCATTGCACGATTGCCGGTGGTGCAAGAATTGGGAATTTCGTGACCATTCACCCCAATTGCGTCATCACCAGCCGCGCTGTGATTGGTGATGGCGTGACCGTCGGACCAGGCAGCGTGGTCATGGGCAAGATTCCAAGCGGTATTACCGTACTCGGGAACCCGGCACGCCGATTCAGCTTCAAATAG
- a CDS encoding class I SAM-dependent methyltransferase — protein sequence MGLLDHNFQLASGERVTAIAIDNIPPDHLARYEFAAECLKDMQPELENSPLIGADIFCGSGYGSHILAQRLPCFLLGIDGSSEAIQQASQHYTDFNLLFSHKFFPFTLPPRHFDFIVSMESLEHVENGDLFFKVLSQSIKPGGRLIISAPNSEVVDLAKNPYPWHYHHFTKQEIMDMGKKYGLVHQVCMGAECTVVDKSTGKVVAGNYYSPISGKLRQDYPGDTLTHFFKKPA from the coding sequence ATGGGACTACTTGATCATAATTTTCAGCTTGCCAGTGGAGAGCGAGTCACTGCTATCGCAATTGACAATATTCCTCCCGATCACTTGGCACGCTATGAATTTGCCGCTGAATGTCTGAAAGATATGCAGCCAGAACTCGAAAACTCCCCCTTGATCGGAGCCGACATATTTTGTGGTTCAGGCTATGGCTCTCATATACTGGCTCAGCGACTGCCTTGCTTTCTTCTTGGAATCGATGGGTCGTCTGAAGCCATTCAGCAGGCATCTCAGCATTACACAGATTTCAATCTTTTATTTAGTCACAAGTTTTTCCCCTTCACCCTGCCACCACGGCATTTTGACTTCATTGTCTCCATGGAGTCTCTTGAACATGTAGAAAATGGAGATTTATTCTTTAAAGTTTTATCGCAATCTATAAAACCAGGGGGGCGATTGATAATTTCAGCACCCAATTCTGAAGTTGTTGATCTCGCAAAAAACCCTTATCCGTGGCATTACCATCATTTCACAAAACAAGAAATCATGGATATGGGGAAGAAATATGGACTGGTTCATCAAGTCTGCATGGGTGCCGAATGTACGGTTGTCGATAAAAGCACAGGCAAGGTTGTTGCAGGAAATTATTACAGCCCGATAAGTGGGAAATTACGCCAAGACTATCCTGGAGATACTTTGACGCACTTCTTCAAAAAACCCGCATAA